The following proteins are co-located in the Dromiciops gliroides isolate mDroGli1 chromosome 2, mDroGli1.pri, whole genome shotgun sequence genome:
- the SPTSSA gene encoding serine palmitoyltransferase small subunit A, whose amino-acid sequence MAGVTLGRAWQQMSWFYYQYLLVTALYMLEPWERTVFNSMLISIVGMALYTGYIFMPQHILAILHYFEIVQ is encoded by the exons ATGGCTGGCGTAACGCTCGGAAGGGCTTGGCAGCAGATGTCTTGGTTCTATTACCAATATCTGCTCGTCACCGCGCTTTACATGCTGGAACCCTGGGAGAGGACTGTCTTCA ATTCCATGTTGATTTCCATAGTTGGAATGGCATTATACACTGGATACATCTTCATGCCTCAACATATCTTGGCAATATTACACTACTTTGAAATTGTACAGTGA